The proteins below come from a single Leptospiraceae bacterium genomic window:
- a CDS encoding DinB family protein, translated as MKLKMHSLDIQSIFTREDILENLDKIVASLTEFYENISPEIFFELPNDGGWSPEKNLRHLIKSTQPIYLGLIFPKFTLYLFGLRKKKSMSMIQVQKAYLEKLNSGRGAGVFTPIGNNLKVDPELQKKMIYDFITLFAKYKKQIAQWKDQDLDNYNLPHPILGNITVREMILFSLFHLFHHTEKLEIRLN; from the coding sequence ATGAAATTAAAAATGCATTCACTTGATATACAATCGATTTTTACAAGAGAAGATATATTAGAAAACTTAGACAAAATTGTTGCATCGTTGACAGAATTTTACGAGAATATTTCTCCTGAGATTTTTTTTGAATTGCCGAATGATGGAGGCTGGTCACCAGAAAAAAATTTACGTCATTTGATTAAGTCAACTCAACCTATTTACCTTGGACTAATTTTTCCTAAATTTACTTTATATCTTTTTGGATTAAGAAAAAAAAAGTCCATGTCCATGATTCAAGTCCAAAAAGCATATCTTGAAAAACTGAATTCAGGTCGCGGAGCCGGTGTATTTACTCCTATTGGAAACAATTTAAAAGTCGATCCCGAATTACAAAAGAAAATGATCTATGATTTTATTACACTATTTGCAAAATATAAAAAACAAATCGCCCAATGGAAAGATCAAGATTTGGATAATTACAATTTGCCTCATCCAATTTTGGGAAATATTACTGTCAGAGAAATGATTTTATTTTCCCTATTTCACTTATTCCATCACACTGAAAAATTAGAAATAAGACTTAACTAG
- a CDS encoding sensor histidine kinase — MNLKVLKLILLLSLFFSFKSIYTEENLSYSKYEILDKKKLYSLTGQWKIKFNSDDRYKLNSFDDSDWESISVPMSWLANNKNELQGWYRVHLFIGDPLRNVDLGFIPPNLLETSEIYFNGILIGKLGVTDENGNILKHNVRPDLFRIDQKLVRYNNDNLISIKLVNYRGGTGGTQNLTYFGSFEVCQNEFHKFLILYFSFAISMIGLGIYHLVIYFKLRNDKVYLYYAGIVFSIASFILFVHRLNYWFSDSFFFFYFLVSFSISFGGISIYLFTSSFFNYNFNRINRTVISFNFLLVFIEVVPFFFPSLFFFRYKYILPIHAFINILFVIVCFYLLIKAGIERKPGWKVISLGSVIFYPIFVWDSLKAINIFPQGKWFLIENGLVIMITFAFAISKKYSDEYEKLLEIEKDYANDLKTEVENKTNYLLTANKELKETNELKNKLFSIISQSLKSPMETLDDILYLHKKRIYSRIELKKYFYSINENLKRNRFLLENLLNWSYSQLEDKGKVEMSQVDLIPILEESILFFRQETRNKNIEIISDLFKTTYVISNKNILRIIFMNLLSNAIKFSPKNGSILIEVKREKTFIQIEISDSGIGISKDLLENILIKNQLVSTPGTENEKGTGLGLKITRDFVEKINGVFLLETEVNMGTKVKIQLRVE, encoded by the coding sequence TTGAATCTTAAAGTTTTAAAATTAATTCTATTGTTAAGTTTGTTTTTTTCGTTTAAGTCAATTTACACCGAAGAAAATTTATCATATTCTAAATATGAAATTTTAGATAAAAAAAAACTATATTCTCTTACTGGCCAATGGAAAATAAAATTTAATTCGGATGATAGATACAAGTTAAACAGTTTTGATGATTCAGATTGGGAGTCAATCTCTGTTCCTATGTCTTGGCTCGCTAATAATAAAAATGAATTACAAGGATGGTACAGAGTTCATTTATTTATAGGGGATCCTTTGCGGAATGTAGATTTAGGCTTTATTCCTCCGAATCTTTTGGAAACATCAGAGATATATTTCAACGGAATATTGATTGGTAAATTGGGTGTAACTGACGAAAACGGAAATATTTTAAAACACAATGTAAGACCAGATTTATTTCGAATTGATCAAAAATTAGTTCGATACAATAATGATAATCTAATTTCAATTAAACTTGTTAATTATCGCGGTGGTACTGGTGGAACTCAAAACTTAACCTATTTTGGAAGTTTTGAAGTATGCCAGAATGAATTTCATAAATTCTTAATTTTATATTTTTCGTTTGCAATTTCTATGATAGGATTAGGAATTTATCACCTAGTAATTTATTTTAAACTACGAAACGATAAGGTTTATCTCTATTATGCGGGCATTGTTTTTTCGATAGCTTCTTTTATACTTTTTGTTCATCGACTTAACTATTGGTTTTCTGATAGTTTTTTCTTCTTTTATTTTCTTGTATCGTTTTCCATTTCTTTTGGTGGAATTTCAATTTATCTATTTACTTCTTCGTTTTTTAATTATAATTTTAATCGAATCAATCGTACAGTTATTTCATTTAATTTTTTGTTAGTATTTATTGAAGTGGTACCATTTTTTTTCCCGAGTTTATTTTTTTTCCGATATAAGTATATTCTACCAATTCACGCTTTCATAAATATTTTATTTGTAATTGTTTGTTTTTATTTACTCATAAAAGCAGGTATCGAAAGAAAACCCGGTTGGAAAGTTATTTCATTAGGTTCAGTAATCTTTTATCCTATATTTGTGTGGGATTCCTTAAAAGCGATAAACATATTTCCGCAAGGTAAATGGTTCCTTATTGAAAACGGACTGGTTATTATGATTACTTTTGCATTCGCGATTTCAAAAAAATATTCTGACGAATATGAAAAATTATTAGAAATTGAAAAAGATTATGCGAATGATTTAAAAACGGAAGTTGAGAATAAAACCAATTATCTTTTAACAGCAAATAAAGAACTTAAGGAGACGAACGAACTAAAAAATAAACTCTTTAGTATTATTTCTCAATCATTAAAAAGTCCAATGGAAACATTAGACGACATCCTCTATTTACACAAAAAAAGAATATATTCTAGAATTGAATTGAAAAAGTATTTTTATTCGATAAATGAAAATTTGAAACGGAATCGTTTTCTTTTGGAAAATTTATTAAACTGGTCTTATTCGCAATTAGAGGATAAAGGCAAAGTTGAAATGTCTCAAGTAGATTTGATTCCGATTTTAGAAGAGAGTATTCTTTTTTTTCGGCAGGAAACTCGAAATAAAAATATCGAAATAATTTCTGATTTATTTAAAACTACGTACGTAATTTCTAATAAAAATATTCTGAGAATAATTTTTATGAATTTACTTTCCAACGCAATCAAGTTTTCTCCTAAGAACGGGTCGATATTAATTGAAGTAAAAAGGGAAAAAACATTTATTCAAATAGAAATTTCAGATTCTGGAATTGGAATTTCTAAAGACCTACTTGAAAATATATTAATAAAAAA
- a CDS encoding HIT domain-containing protein, translated as MIIGETFHWVVRHSEFSKNAPGYLYIEPRRHVEVYNDLIHGEFMQLGECMKLATEWIYKNFKPLKLYTITISEAVPHLHFHIVPRFEDSPKGIEFLQIALSGNLPSNSKTQLELDRVASLFD; from the coding sequence ATGATTATTGGGGAAACTTTTCATTGGGTTGTCCGACATTCAGAATTTTCAAAGAATGCACCAGGATATTTGTACATTGAACCAAGGCGACATGTTGAGGTTTACAATGATTTGATTCATGGTGAATTTATGCAATTGGGAGAATGTATGAAGCTCGCTACGGAATGGATTTATAAAAACTTTAAACCTCTTAAACTATATACAATTACAATTTCTGAAGCTGTTCCTCATTTACATTTTCATATTGTTCCTCGTTTTGAAGATTCGCCAAAAGGAATAGAATTTTTACAAATAGCATTATCTGGTAATTTACCTTCTAATTCCAAAACGCAATTAGAGTTGGATAGAGTCGCCAGTCTGTTTGACTGA
- a CDS encoding sodium-dependent bicarbonate transport family permease — MDIIDSVLAKLLSPMVLAFALGIFATLIKSDLKFPEGLYVGLTIYLLFAIGLKGGVKLSTTSMAEFYKPAFGAILMCSLIPIWSYFILKKFGKFSVTNAAAIAAHYGSVSAVTFSESLSYMEVMNVSFEGFMPTMLAIMEVPAILVAIFIARTQNQDEIKSSWKKLFHELFAGKGTILLIGGLVIGFLTGKKGFEQVAPLFETPFKGVLALFLLEVGLVTGRRFGDLFKAGPFLICFGLIMPIIHACIGIFLGKTFGLSLGGSTIFGVLCASASYIAAPAAIRIALPEASPTYYLTAALAITFPFNIVFGLPLYLNIAKLMFGVNS, encoded by the coding sequence ATGGATATTATTGATTCGGTACTTGCTAAATTATTATCTCCTATGGTGTTAGCATTCGCACTTGGGATTTTTGCCACATTAATTAAGAGTGATTTAAAGTTTCCAGAAGGTCTATATGTCGGGTTAACGATTTATTTACTGTTTGCAATTGGTTTGAAGGGAGGCGTAAAACTTTCGACTACTTCTATGGCTGAATTTTATAAACCAGCCTTCGGCGCGATATTAATGTGTAGTTTAATACCTATTTGGTCCTATTTTATTTTGAAAAAATTTGGAAAATTTAGCGTAACCAATGCAGCAGCCATTGCGGCTCACTATGGTTCTGTTTCTGCAGTTACATTTAGTGAAAGTTTGTCATATATGGAGGTAATGAATGTTAGCTTCGAGGGATTTATGCCTACAATGTTAGCAATCATGGAAGTGCCAGCTATTTTAGTAGCAATTTTCATAGCTAGGACACAAAATCAAGATGAAATAAAATCATCGTGGAAAAAATTATTTCATGAATTGTTTGCAGGAAAAGGAACTATTCTTTTGATCGGTGGTCTTGTAATTGGATTTTTAACAGGTAAAAAAGGTTTCGAACAAGTAGCCCCTCTTTTTGAAACTCCATTCAAAGGAGTTCTTGCACTTTTTCTTTTGGAGGTTGGGTTGGTTACGGGAAGAAGGTTTGGCGATTTATTCAAAGCAGGCCCGTTTTTAATTTGTTTTGGTTTGATAATGCCTATAATCCATGCTTGTATTGGCATATTCCTCGGAAAAACTTTTGGATTATCGCTTGGTGGATCTACTATTTTCGGTGTACTTTGTGCAAGTGCTTCTTATATTGCCGCACCTGCTGCTATTCGAATTGCGCTGCCAGAAGCAAGCCCGACTTATTATTTAACGGCAGCGTTAGCTATAACATTTCCGTTTAATATAGTATTTGGATTACCATTGTATTTGAATATAGCAAAATTAATGTTTGGAGTAAATTCATGA
- a CDS encoding transcriptional regulator codes for MNLYPIQLITIISLDVLEEKIISGIKSLGVKGYTVSEAHGEGLSMRRDDNWEGRNIRIEILASVELTEKIFELLQKDYFPKYKMIAFSHEVKVLRKEKFI; via the coding sequence ATGAATCTTTATCCTATTCAGCTAATAACAATTATCTCCTTGGACGTTCTAGAAGAGAAAATAATATCAGGAATTAAATCTCTCGGAGTAAAAGGATATACAGTAAGTGAGGCTCACGGAGAAGGGCTTAGTATGCGTCGTGACGATAATTGGGAAGGTCGAAACATTCGTATTGAAATCCTTGCAAGTGTAGAACTAACGGAAAAAATTTTCGAACTTCTCCAGAAAGATTATTTTCCAAAATATAAAATGATCGCATTTAGTCATGAAGTGAAAGTTCTTAGAAAAGAAAAATTTATTTAA
- a CDS encoding winged helix-turn-helix transcriptional regulator: protein MKKAKIIDKVNSTKLDWTFLSNHSHILICLYRDPTVRLRDLALNVGITERAVMNIIEDLESVGILDRLKEGRRNKYKIHESIPLRHPLEAHKKIGDLLKLLK, encoded by the coding sequence ATGAAAAAGGCGAAGATTATTGATAAAGTAAATTCTACGAAACTAGACTGGACATTTTTAAGTAACCATTCTCATATTTTAATTTGTTTATATCGGGATCCTACTGTGCGTTTGCGTGATTTGGCACTCAATGTTGGTATTACTGAACGGGCGGTAATGAATATAATTGAAGACCTTGAATCTGTAGGCATACTCGATAGATTAAAAGAGGGAAGACGAAATAAATATAAAATCCATGAATCCATCCCATTACGCCATCCATTAGAAGCACATAAAAAAATAGGCGATTTATTGAAGTTATTAAAATAA
- a CDS encoding thioredoxin domain-containing protein, protein MNSQSKPNRLINEKSPYLLQHAYNPVDWYPWGEEPFLKAQKEDKIVLLSIGYATCHWCHVMERESFEDDNTAAILNRDFVCIKVDREERPDIDKIYMDALHAMDQQGGWPLNLFLTPNKKPVAGGTYFPPVAKYGRKSFIEVLGILKDVWNTRKQELIESSEAIAAHLQKEDFSANKDLTLPSDSAFTNAFQMYARFFDETFYGFKTNMVNKFPPSMGLSFLLFYSKIFKEQKALFMAEKTLLAMKKGGIYDQIGGGISRYATDQKWLVPHFEKMLYDNSLFIQSLTECYLVTRNLFYKESVYDIVNYIRRDMTLEEGGIACAEDADSEGEEGKFYIWSLEEFRSICLEDSEILEKFWDISEEGNFEGHNILNEVFERNFEKENNLNPKEFKLLLEKNKKKLLEYRSKRIRPLRDDKVLTSWNCLYMKSLVSASIAFQEKSFTDDAIRIYEFIQNKLFNENGRLLRRYRNGEARFFAYLTDYAEFALASIYLYRVTYDVKYIQIAKNITEETIRLFLSTSGVFYDTGSDGEELIRRSIDGYDGVEPSGNSSMAHVLNFLSSLGIETTRYEEIANSIFRFFSEELSSRAISYPSMLSAYLYKTSSPKQIVVLADSDNSDKKEVLKYLETNYLPDTILVSVNKDQLLESEEILPILKGKKSDKPIAIFICKNQTCDLPIYTVEELKQTIK, encoded by the coding sequence ATGAATTCCCAGAGCAAACCCAATCGTCTTATAAATGAAAAAAGTCCCTACCTTTTACAACATGCTTATAATCCAGTAGATTGGTATCCATGGGGTGAGGAACCTTTCTTAAAAGCTCAAAAAGAAGATAAAATTGTATTACTTTCTATTGGCTATGCAACTTGTCATTGGTGCCATGTCATGGAGCGGGAATCTTTTGAAGATGATAATACAGCTGCTATTTTAAACCGCGATTTTGTATGTATTAAAGTTGATAGAGAAGAAAGACCGGATATAGATAAAATTTATATGGACGCACTTCATGCGATGGATCAACAAGGTGGTTGGCCTTTAAATTTATTTTTAACACCTAATAAAAAGCCAGTAGCAGGCGGAACTTATTTCCCTCCAGTCGCAAAATACGGTAGAAAAAGTTTTATAGAAGTATTGGGCATATTAAAAGATGTCTGGAATACTAGGAAACAAGAACTAATCGAATCTTCGGAAGCTATCGCTGCTCATCTACAAAAAGAAGATTTTTCGGCTAACAAAGATTTAACTCTTCCGTCTGATTCTGCATTTACAAATGCATTTCAAATGTATGCACGATTTTTCGATGAAACATTTTATGGATTTAAGACAAATATGGTCAACAAGTTTCCTCCAAGTATGGGACTTTCTTTTTTACTATTTTATAGTAAAATTTTTAAAGAACAGAAAGCATTATTTATGGCAGAAAAAACACTTCTTGCTATGAAAAAAGGTGGTATCTATGATCAAATTGGAGGCGGAATTAGTCGATATGCGACAGACCAAAAATGGCTTGTTCCTCATTTTGAAAAAATGCTTTATGATAATTCTCTTTTTATACAAAGTCTAACTGAATGTTATTTAGTGACTCGAAATTTATTTTATAAAGAATCTGTTTACGATATTGTAAATTATATACGTAGAGATATGACTTTAGAAGAGGGTGGCATTGCTTGTGCTGAAGATGCTGACAGTGAAGGAGAAGAAGGAAAATTTTATATCTGGAGTCTCGAAGAGTTTCGCTCTATTTGCCTTGAAGATTCAGAAATATTAGAAAAATTTTGGGATATTAGTGAAGAAGGAAATTTTGAAGGACACAATATATTAAATGAAGTGTTTGAACGAAATTTTGAGAAAGAAAATAATCTAAATCCAAAAGAATTTAAACTCCTTCTGGAAAAAAATAAGAAAAAATTATTAGAATACAGATCTAAAAGGATTCGGCCACTTCGGGATGACAAAGTTCTAACCTCTTGGAATTGTCTCTATATGAAATCACTTGTAAGTGCTTCCATTGCATTTCAGGAAAAATCTTTCACAGATGATGCAATTCGAATTTATGAATTCATTCAAAATAAATTATTCAATGAAAATGGTAGACTTCTACGTAGATACAGAAATGGAGAAGCTCGATTTTTTGCATATCTAACTGATTACGCAGAATTTGCATTAGCCTCAATATATTTATACAGAGTTACATATGATGTAAAATACATTCAAATAGCAAAAAATATTACGGAAGAAACGATTCGTTTGTTCCTTTCAACAAGTGGAGTTTTTTATGATACTGGGAGTGATGGGGAAGAATTAATTCGAAGGTCAATTGATGGATATGATGGAGTTGAACCTTCAGGGAATAGTTCTATGGCTCATGTATTAAATTTTCTATCCTCTTTAGGAATCGAAACAACTAGGTATGAAGAGATTGCAAATTCTATATTTAGATTTTTTTCCGAAGAATTAAGCTCACGTGCGATTAGTTATCCTTCTATGCTTTCTGCCTATTTGTATAAAACAAGTAGTCCTAAACAAATTGTAGTGTTGGCAGATAGCGATAATAGTGATAAAAAAGAAGTTTTAAAGTATTTGGAAACGAATTATTTGCCTGATACTATACTTGTTTCAGTAAACAAAGATCAATTACTGGAAAGCGAAGAAATTCTACCTATACTAAAAGGAAAAAAATCAGATAAACCTATTGCCATATTTATTTGTAAAAATCAAACCTGCGACTTACCAATATATACCGTTGAAGAACTAAAACAAACAATAAAATGA